A window of the Gasterosteus aculeatus chromosome 21, fGasAcu3.hap1.1, whole genome shotgun sequence genome harbors these coding sequences:
- the bco1 gene encoding beta,beta-carotene 15,15'-dioxygenase produces the protein MTTNFSQNAEESPEPRKAEVKGNIPSWLQGTLLRNGPGIFSVGVTSYDHWFDGMAIMKSFAIKDGEVTYRSRFLESDTYKANMAANRIVVSEMGTMAYPDPSKNFIVKAITFLNHTVPDFTDNGASNFIKYGKDYYATSETNYIRKIDPVTLETQDKVDYMKYLPVNLASSHPHYDKEGNAYNFGTSIAEKAKTKYILFKVPVVSETDKDAPALKKVEMLCTVPCRSLLTPSYYHSFGLTENYFIFIEQPLKLDILKMATAYMRGVNWASCLKFCPEESTLIHLIDRKTGKVVDTKYYTGAMVVYHHVNAFEDDGHVIFDVIAYKDNSLYDAFYLNRMKENPGSEDDDGYSKPSYKRFVLPIRSDKGVAVGEDLVKLKYTTASAVKEKEGKLLCQAEVVCEGFELPRLNYDFNGKKHRFVYGCSVEKCAVAKGIAKLDTETKERIYWSEDHCSPSEPIFIPRPNGESEDDGVVLATVINYNPGQSSFILILDGRTFEEVARAYVNTTLNRDMHGFFIPLQN, from the exons ATGACTACAAACTTTTCCCAGAACGCAGAGGAGAGCCCGGAGCCGCGCAAGGCAGAAGTCAAAG GGAACATTCCCAGCTGGCTGCAAGGCACGCTGCTGCGCAATGGCCCCGGCATCTTTTCCGTGGGGGTCACCAGCTACGACCACTGGTTCGACGGGATGGCGATCATGAAAAGCTTCGCCATTAAAGACG GGGAAGTTACTTACAGGAGCAGATTTTTAGAAAGTGACACCTACAAAGCCAACATGGCTGCGAACAGGATAGTTGTGTCTGAAATGGGGACGATGGCCTACCCGGACCCCAGCAAGAATTTCATTGTCAA AGCAATTACCTTTCTCAACCACACAGTGCCCGACTTTACTGACAACGGCGCAAGCAACTTCATTAAGTACGGAAAAGACTACTACGCCACGTCAGAGACCAACTACATCCGCAAGATCGATCCCGTGACGCTGGAAACTCAGGACAAG gtggactacatgaagtacctgccGGTGAACTTGGCTTCGTCCCATCCTCACTATGACAAAGAGGGCAACGCCTACAACTTCGGGACTTCCATAGCAGAGAAGGCCAAGACTAAATACATACTGTTCAAAGTCCCCGTTGTCTCAGAGACGG ACAAGGACGCCCCGGCGCTGAAGAAAGTGGAGATGCTGTGCACGGTGCCGTGCCGCTCCCTGCTCACACCCAGCTACTACCACAGCTTCGGCCTTACGGAAAACTACTTCATCTTCATCGAGCAGCCTCTCAAACTGGACATCCTCAAGATGGCCACGGCGTACATGAGGGGAGTCAACTGGGCCAGCTGCCTGAAGTTCTGCCCGGAGGAAAGC ACTCTGATCCACCTGATAGACCGAAAGACCGGCAAGGTGGTGGACACAAAGTACTACACCGGAGCGATGGTCGTCTACCATCACGTGAACGCATTTGAGGACGACGGTCACGTCATCTTCGACGTCATCGCCTACAAAGACAACAGCCTTTACGATGCGTTCTACCTGAACAGAATGAAGGAAAACCCCGGGTCGGAGGACGACGACGGCTACTCCAAACCAAGCTACAAACGATTTGTGCTTCCGATCCGTTCAGACAAG GGGGTGGCAGTTGGCGAAGACTTGGTAAAACTCAAGTACACAACTGCCAGTGctgtgaaggagaaggaaggcAAACTCCTCTGCCAAGCAGAGGTTGTCTGTGAAG GCTTTGAATTGCCACGACTGAATTACGACTTCAATGGCAAGAAGCATCGCTTTGTCTACGGCTGCAGTGTGGAGAAGTGTGCTGTGGCGAAAGGG atTGCCAAATTGGACACCGAGACCAAGGAAAGGATTTACTGGAGTGAAGACCACTGCTCGCCGTCCGAGCCAATCTTCATCCCCAGACCAAATGGAGAGTCAGAAGATGACG GCGTCGTCTTGGCAACGGTTATAAACTATAACCCGGGACAGTCTAGTTTCATCTTGATCCTCGACGGCAGAACGTTTGAAGAAGTTGCTCGCGCGTACGTGAACACAACGCTCAACCGGGATATGCACGGCTTTTTTATCCCACTACAAAATTAG
- the pkia gene encoding cAMP-dependent protein kinase inhibitor alpha translates to MTAAEATYDDFISSQRAGRRNAIHDMLAAPGGETPADLSQSLAQLNINKPGDGDGENAEKNHSSPATAEDIQREAS, encoded by the exons ATGACGGCTGCGGAGGCGACCTATGACGACTTCATCTCCTCTCAGCGCGCCGGCCGCCGGAACGCCATCCACGACATGCTGGCAGCCCCCGGGGGGGAGACCCCCGCTGACCTGTCACAGAGTCTGGCACAGCTCAACATCAACAAGCCAG GGGACGGTGACGGAGAGAACGCGGAGAAGAACCACAGCTCTCCAGCCACAGCAGAGGATATTCAGAGGGAGGCCAGCTGA
- the zc2hc1a gene encoding zinc finger C2HC domain-containing protein 1A: MEEFEDSDAPPAVDLSQCNTCSRWFFPKVLEKHAKICQKSTVKKRKVFDSGRQRAEGTDIPTLKPLKPKAEPPKKPSNWRQKHEDFIATIRAAKVVDKVIKEGGPLPPPPPPTIDPDYVQCPYCQRRFNEGAADRHIKFCQEKSARMPGKGKLGDAKKPPGRSVCKPAASAKAPPAAASPNPSASSRLPQRSSLGQPSGIPSSKVSGAGSVRSNPSGLTSPPSGGGSKTRAVSYGSVRTTQSGTANNNKKKADAFTSRNDVNDGVGNGGTKSKFCHACGTKYPVESAKFCCECGVKKMCI; encoded by the exons ATGGAAGAATTTGAAG ACAGCGATGCTCCTCCTGCTGTGGATCTGAGTCAATGCAACACCTGCAGCAGATGGTTTTTCCCTAAAGTCTTG GAGAAGCATGCGAAAATCTGCCAAAAGTCGACAGTcaaaaagaggaaagtttttGACTCCGGCCGACAGAGAGCTGAGGGTACGGACATTCCCACGCTTAAACCCCTTAAACCAAAG GCCGAACCTCCGAAGAAGCCGTCCAACTGGCGGCAAAAACATGAGGACTTTATCGCCACCATCCGAGCCGCCAAGGTCGTCGATAAGGTCATAAAGGAGGGCGGACCATtacctccgcctcctcctcctactaTTGACCCAG ACTACGTCCAGTGTCCTTACTGTCAGCGGAGGTTCAACGAGGGTGCAGCCGACAGACACATCAAGTTCTGCCAAGAGAAGTCTGCACGCATGCCCGGCAAGGGCAAGTTAGGAGATGCCAAGAAGCCTCCTGGTCGCTcagtg TGCAAGCCTGCTGCTTCTGCCAAGGCCCCCCCTGCCGCTGCGTCACCCAACCCTTCAGCCTCCTCTCGTTTGCCCCAGAGATCAAGTCTTGGACAGCCCTCCG GGATCCCATCCAGTAAGGTGTCCGGTGCCGGTTCAGTGAGGAGCAATCCCTCTGGCCTCACGAGCCCTCCATCAGG TGGGGGGAGTAAGACTCGAGCTGTGAGCTACGGCTCTGTGAGGACCACTCAGTCGGGaaccgcaaacaacaacaagaagaaagcagacgccttcacgtcgag GAATGACGTCAACGACGGAGTCGGCAACGGTGGCACGAAGAGCAAGTTCTGTCACGCTTGTGGGACCAAGTACCCGGTTGAATCTGCCAAATTCTGCTGCGAGTGTGGGGTCAAGAAGATGTGTATCTGA